One genomic window of Glycine max cultivar Williams 82 chromosome 16, Glycine_max_v4.0, whole genome shotgun sequence includes the following:
- the LOC100790142 gene encoding STS14 protein: MKMVHGALFLLAAVATLHVSSEAAAAPPPATALSAAAREFLEAHNQARAAVGVEPLRWSEQVANVTSKLARYQRVKTGCQFANLTAGKYGANQLLARGSAAVTPRMAVEEWVKQKQFYNHADNSCAPNHRCGVYTQVVWRKSVELGCAQATCVKEQASLTICFYNPPGNYVGESPY; this comes from the coding sequence ATGAAAATGGTTCATGGTGCATTGTTTTTGCTGGCAGCAGTTGCCACGTTGCACGTGTCATCGGAGGCAGCTGCAGCTCCGCCCCCGGCGACGGCGCTCTCCGCGGCGGCGAGGGAGTTCTTGGAGGCGCACAACCAGGCCAGGGCGGCGGTGGGGGTGGAGCCGCTGCGGTGGAGCGAGCAGGTGGCGAACGTGACGAGCAAGCTGGCGCGGTACCAGCGGGTCAAGACGGGGTGCCAGTTCGCGAACCTGACCGCGGGCAAGTACGGCGCGAACCAGCTCTTGGCGCGTGGCAGCGCGGCGGTGACGCCGCGCATGGCGGTGGAGGAGTGGGTGAAGCAGAAGCAATTCTACAACCACGCCGACAACTCCTGCGCCCCCAACCACCGCTGCGGCGTCTACACGCAGGTCGTGTGGAGGAAGTCGGTGGAGCTCGGCTGCGCTCAGGCCACGTGTGTGAAGGAGCAGGCTAGCTTGACCATTTGTTTCTATAACCCTCCTGGGAACTACGTTGGAGAAAGCCCATACTAA